From a single Syngnathus scovelli strain Florida chromosome 2, RoL_Ssco_1.2, whole genome shotgun sequence genomic region:
- the ribc1 gene encoding RIB43A-like with coiled-coils protein 1, producing MEKMYKVKFPLDQSIETALERRQAAEAARKARIFNTRLRVMGLDLDALTKQTQEKKHRQEMERERDKAFDTLRLQHDEVLLQRDRQERKVREALHAGLTQFWNIQQRVEDSSDADLKCGLKGAVTITVPEAELGPSSMQIFQGEDVGEAQRKREQMKQTERDLLTQRVQQERRCLEDKHKEMLAEEELLQQDLSWRQQHNAEEESRKAARVALDRYNRALATERAERLKEAHRREEGENLAEKWHTLTSAMMTEGWDAAVNQLQDAKASMRDSWKGMSPEQISAIYRAREEQCIERQRCRDMEKNRDAAWNSWLQKASGEAQQEERRWSELRRAKQIQEEQFNLQLAKEQQAHQRYLDKELYTNKATPEYFCQFNTTSR from the exons ATGGAGAAAATGTACAAAGTAAAATTCCCTCTTGACCAATCGATCGAGACTGCCTTGGAGCGGAGACAAGCTGCCGAGGCTGCACGCAAAGCTCGAATTTTCAATACAAGGTTGCGAGTGATGGGCCTTGACCTGGATGCACTCACCAAGCAGACCCAGGAAAAAAAGCACCGCCAAGAAATGGAGCGAGAAAGGGACAAAGCTTTCG ATACGCTGAGACTGCAACACGATGAAGTTCTGTTgcagagagacagacaggaaAGGAAAGTGCGAGAAGCTTTGCACGCTGGCCTCACTCAATTTTGGAACATCCAGCAGCGCGTGGAAGACTCGAGCGATGCCGACCTCAAATGTGGCCTGAAGGGGGCAGTCACAATCACTGTTCCAGAGGCTGAACTTGGGCCTTCCAGCATGCAGATCTTTCAG GGTGAAGATGTTGGCGAGGCTCAACGGAAGAGAGAACAAATGAAACAAACGGAAAGGGATCTGCTGACACAAAGGGTCCAACAGGAGAGGAGGTGCTTAGAGGACAAGCACAAag AGATGCTGGCAGAGGAAGAACTGTTGCAACAAGACCTCAGCTGGAGACAGCAACACAATGCTGAGGAGGAAAGCAGAAAAGCCGCCCGGGTTGCTCTTGACCGCTACAATCGAGCTCTG GCCACAGAGCGGGCTGAGCGATTGAAGGAGGCCCATCGGCGAGAAGAGGGGGAGAACCTTGCTGAGAAGTGGCACACACTCACGTCCGCTATGATGACAGAAGGTTGGGATGCGGCTGTGAACCAGCTCCAGGACGCCAAAGCCTCTATGAGGGACAGTTGGAAAGGGATGAGCCCTGAGCAAATCAGCGCCATCTACAGGGCAAGGGAGGAGCAGTGCATTGAGAGACAG AGATGCCGAGATATGGAGAAGAACCGAGATGCAGCCTGGAACTCCTGGCTTCAAAAGGCATCCGGTGAGGCCCAGCAGGAGGAAAGGAGATGGTCCGAACTCAGGAGAGCAAAGCAGATCCAAGAAGAGCAGTTCAACTTGCAGCTGGCCAAAGAGCAGCAAGCACA TCAGCGTTATTTGGACAAGGAGCTGTACACCAACAAAGCAACTCCAGAATACTTCTGCCAAtttaacaccacctctcgctga